The genomic DNA TCCTTCTCGCAGTGCTGTTTGAGCACGTCGTATTTGTGCTTGATCGTCTCCGGGTCACCGAACAGGTTGGTCGCCGTGCCCACGCGCGCCACGACGCGCAGCGTCAACTGTTCGCCGCTGCCGCCGATCATGATGGGCGGGTGCGGCTTCTGCACCGGTTTCGGTTCGAGGATCGCGTCCTCAACTTTGAAGTACTTGCCGTGATACGTCGTGCGCGACTGCGTCCACATCGCCTTGATCAGTCGCACCGCGTCTTCCAACTGGCCGATACGTGTCGCCGGTTTCGGCGGGAACTCCCAGTTGTATTGCTTGTACTCCGGCTCATGCCAGCCTGCGCCGAGGCCAAGCGTCAAGCGGCCGCGGCTGATGATGTCTACGCCCGCCGCCATCTTGGCCAGCAGCGCCGGGTTCCGGTACGCAACAGAACTGACCAGCGTCGCCAGCCGCAGCTTCGACGTGACCGCGGCCAGTGCCGACAGCACGGTCCAGCCTTCCATGAACGGCTCGTCGGCGCGGCCGACGATCGGAATCTGGATCAGGTGATCCATCACCGATAGCCATGCATAGCCGTGCGTATCGAGGTACTGCGCTTTGCGCTTGATGCCCTCGAAGATCTCGTGCGGATCATCACCGTAGAACCATGATGGGCTGTGAACTCCGAATTTCATTGGCTGTTTCTCCTTGTGTTTAAAGCGTGTTCAGAAAATCGCGCACCACACGTAGAAATGTCTCGAACTGATCGCGCCGGATATTGTGACCCGCCCCCGCGATAACGGTCGTGCGCGCGGCCGGGCACAGGCGCTGCGCCTCGTCCGCTTCGTTGGGAGTCATGATTCCACCATAGGCCGGATCAGCCGTGACGAGCAGCGTCGGGCATGTGACACAACACGCCACATCCTGCCAGCGAATGCCATGGCCACTAATTCCATTGGCGATTCGCGGATCAGTCTGACGCTTGGCCTCTGCCCACTCGGCGAGATCGGTGTCTGACCAGGTCGGATTCTGGCGGCGCCCGTAGGCTACGATCGCAGCAAGCGACTGCGTGCGTCGTTTCGCCAACCCGGCCTGCCACCCCGCGATACGTTCCGCCATCAGCGCACTATCTTGCAGTGGCTCGCCGCGAAACGGCGGGTCTTCGAGGATCAACGCCCGGACTCGATCGGGGAAATTGGCGGCGGTAGCGGCCGCCGTCGCGCCGCCCATCGAGTGGCCCACGACGACTGGCCGACCGAGGCCCAGTGCGTCAACGACGGCCGCCACATCGCACGCGTGATCCTCCGCGGTGTAGCCGGTCTCCAGTGCTTCCGACTGCCCGTGCCCGCGCGCGTCCAGCATCACGCAGTCAAAATCCGGCGCTAGCGCGGCGGCCAGACGGGACCAACATAGGCCATTGTCGGTCACGCCGTGCAGCATGACCACCGCCGGCTTGGCGCCGCCCGTGCGGTGATAGTGGATTCGCACTCCAGCGCCGCGGACGTCCCCGCTCTGCCATGCGCTCATATGAGTTCACCATCCGTCCGGCGCAATTCGATGTACGCGATTTCGGAACCGCGCAGCCGCATCGCCAACAAAGAGGCGCGCTTCTGCCAGCCGTACTTACTAGTCAACGCGCCGTCGGTGCCCGGGTGCTCTTCGGGTGTCAGGATGCGGCCGCGTGCTTCGATCTCCGTGCCGAGTAGCTTGCTGCGCCCTTCTGACGACGCCACTCGCACATGCGCGTCGTTGCTCAAGCGCTTCAGCTTGTCGGCTGGCGCCAATGTCAACAGCACCAGCCGATCGCCGTCACGCGCAGACCAGACCGGCGTCGGTACCGCCGTGTCGTTGCCCCGGAATGTGGTCAATGCTATGTAGGTGTGCCCGGCCAGGGCATCAAAGCCGGGGTATGTCGTTGTCATCATGTCGTTCCTGTACACCAGGAGTCACTTGGTTGCCTTCATCGGGAGCCGTGAACCGCTTATGATAATACCACAAAGTCGATAGCCGACAGTGGGCGACACAGCGGGCAATGGTCAAGGCGTGGTTCGGGGATTCCGCACATATATCAGCACTAACTACGGAGACCAAGCGCGCAGTAATACGCAATCACCGAAGCGCGTTGACGCCAATGTGCCTTTGTTTGGCTTGTCAATAAATCAGTAATACAAGCCGATTCACAAGCGATGCAAGATGGATAGAATGAATGTCATACGCTGATCAAGTTGCCGGCCGCCCACTTCTGCCGCATGGCCAACATGCCGGACTGACAGCCCAATAGCCGGGTGCCAATGAAGACACCCAATTGCGAGGACAATGATGTCCGACCTGTATGCAAGTGCATCGGCCTCACCATGCACGACGGGATCTGCCCACCGCCTGGCGCGTCGACCCGTCCATGCCTGTGCGTTCCCCCCTGGCGAGGCACGATGAGAAGCCAAACGTCCTCCCTGACCGCTCATTCCGTCGAAAAACAACTGCGGGCCAAGCTGCGCGAGTTGAACAAGGAGCTCAGGACGCTCAAGCAGTCCCAGAAACTGTGGACCGCTTCGTTCAACTACTCGCCGGTCGCGCTCTGCATCGTCAGCCTTCAGGACGGCACGGTGCGCGACTCCAACCTGCTCTTCAGCCAGCTCACGGGCTATGCGCAAGATGAGTTGCGCGGTACGCCGGTCACCCGCCTGTTTGCCGCCGGCGCCGCCCACCCGTTCGATCCCATGCC from Chloroflexota bacterium includes the following:
- a CDS encoding TIGR03560 family F420-dependent LLM class oxidoreductase, with product MKFGVHSPSWFYGDDPHEIFEGIKRKAQYLDTHGYAWLSVMDHLIQIPIVGRADEPFMEGWTVLSALAAVTSKLRLATLVSSVAYRNPALLAKMAAGVDIISRGRLTLGLGAGWHEPEYKQYNWEFPPKPATRIGQLEDAVRLIKAMWTQSRTTYHGKYFKVEDAILEPKPVQKPHPPIMIGGSGEQLTLRVVARVGTATNLFGDPETIKHKYDVLKQHCEKEGRNYDEIERTNQFGNLLLARTEAELKAKRARLQIPDSVRLNALTPVQAIAMIGQYERAGTQMVISTFVRNDQESLELFTSDVKPLFT
- a CDS encoding alpha/beta hydrolase, with product MSAWQSGDVRGAGVRIHYHRTGGAKPAVVMLHGVTDNGLCWSRLAAALAPDFDCVMLDARGHGQSEALETGYTAEDHACDVAAVVDALGLGRPVVVGHSMGGATAAATAANFPDRVRALILEDPPFRGEPLQDSALMAERIAGWQAGLAKRRTQSLAAIVAYGRRQNPTWSDTDLAEWAEAKRQTDPRIANGISGHGIRWQDVACCVTCPTLLVTADPAYGGIMTPNEADEAQRLCPAARTTVIAGAGHNIRRDQFETFLRVVRDFLNTL
- a CDS encoding PPOX class F420-dependent oxidoreductase, with protein sequence MMTTTYPGFDALAGHTYIALTTFRGNDTAVPTPVWSARDGDRLVLLTLAPADKLKRLSNDAHVRVASSEGRSKLLGTEIEARGRILTPEEHPGTDGALTSKYGWQKRASLLAMRLRGSEIAYIELRRTDGELI